One segment of Solanum stenotomum isolate F172 chromosome 1, ASM1918654v1, whole genome shotgun sequence DNA contains the following:
- the LOC125853850 gene encoding flowering-promoting factor 1-like protein 3: MSGVWVFKNGVVRLVENPGDFHGATGRRKVLVHLSSNEVITSYASLERNLYSLGWERYYDDPDLLQFHKRSTVHLISLPKDFNRFKSMHMYDIVVKNRNEFEVRDM, from the coding sequence atGTCTGGTGTTTGGGTATTCAAGAATGGAGTAGTGAGGCTAGTTGAGAACCCTGGTGACTTCCACGGTGCGACGGGACGTCGTAAAGTGCTTGTACACCTTTCTAGtaatgaagtaataacatcatATGCATCTCTTGAGAGGAATTTGTACTCTCTTGGATGGGAGAGATACTATGATGATCCCGACCTTCTTCAATTCCACAAAAGATCAACTGTTCATCTTATTTCTCTACCAAAGGATTTCAATAGATTCAAGTCCATGCATATGTATGATATTGTTGTTAAGAATCGTAATGAGTTTGAAGTTAGGGACATgtag